The following nucleotide sequence is from Synchiropus splendidus isolate RoL2022-P1 chromosome 1, RoL_Sspl_1.0, whole genome shotgun sequence.
ctgactcacagtccttctgactctctgactcacagtcctgctgactctctgactcacagtccttctgactctctgactcacagtccttctgactctctgactcagtcctgctgactctctgactcacagtccttctgactctctgactcacagtccttctgactctctgactcacagtccttctgactctctgactcagtcctgctgactctctgactcacagtccttctgactctctgactcagtcctgctgactctctgactcacagtcctgctgactctctgactcacagtccttctgattctctgactcacagtcctgctgactctctgactcacagtccttctgactctctgactcacagtcctgctgactctctgactcacagtccttctgactctctgactcacagtccttctgactctctgactcacagtcctgctgactctctgactcacagtccttctgactctctgactcacagtccttctgactctctgactcacagtcctgctgactctctgactcacagtccttctgactctctgactcacagtcctgctgactctctgactcacagtccttctgattctctgactcacagtcctgctgactctctgactcacagtcctgctgactctctgactcacagtccttctgactctctgactcacagtccttctgactctctgactcacagtcctgctgactctctgactcacagtccttctgactctctgactcacagtccttctgactctctgactcacagtcctgctgactctctgactcacagtcctgctgactctctgactcacagtcctgctgactctctgactcacagtccttctgactctctgactcacagtccttctgactctctgactcacagtcctgctgactctctgactcacagtccttctgactctctgactcacagtccttctgactctctgactcagtcctgctgactctctgactcacagtccttctgactctctgactcacagtccttctgactctctgactcacagtccttctgactctctgactcacagtccttctgactctctgactcagtcctgctgactctctgactcacagtccttctgattctctgactcacagtcctgctgactctctgactcacagtcctgctgactctctgactcacagtccttctgactctctgactcacagtccttctgactctctgactcacagtcctgctgactctctgactcacagtccttctgactctctgactcagtcctgctgactctctgactcacagtccttctaactctctgactcacagtcctgctgactctctgactcacagtccttctgattctctgactcacagtcctgctgactctctgactcacagtcctgctgactctctgactcacagtccttctgactctctgactcacagtccttctgactctctgactcacagtcctgctgactctctgactcacagtccttctgactctctgactcagtcctgctgactctctgactcacagtccttctgactctctgactcacagtcctgctgactctctgactcacagtcctgctcactctctgactcagtcctgctgactctctgactcagtcctgctgactctctgactcacagtccttctgactctctgactcagtcctgctgactctctgactcacagtcctgctgactctctgactcacagtccttctgattctctgactcacagtcctgctgactctctgactcacagtccttctgactctctgactcacagtcctgctgactctctgactcacagtccttctgactctctgactcacagtccttctgactctctgactcacagtcctgctgactctctgactcacagtccttctgactctctgactcacagtccttctgactctctgactcacagtcctgctgactctctgactcacagtccttctgactctctgactcacagtcctgctgactctctgactcacagtccttctgattctctgactcacagtcctgctgactctctgactcacagtcctgctgactctctgactcacagtccttctgactctctgactcacagtccttctgactctctgactcacagtcctgctgactctctgactcacagtccttctgactctctgactcacagtccttctgactctctgactcacagtcctgctgactctctgactcacagtcctgctgactctctgactcacagtcctgctgactctctgactcacagtccttctgactctctgactcacagtccttctgactctctgactcacagtcctgctgactctctgactcacagtccttctgactctctgactcacagtccttctgactctctgactcagtcctgctgactctctgactcacagtccttctgactctctgactcacagtccttctgactctctgactcacagtccttctgactctctgactcagtcctgctgactctctgactcacagtccttctgattctctgactcacagtcctgctgactctctgactcacagtcctgctgactctctgactcacagtccttctgactctctgactcacagtccttctgactctctgactcacagtcctgctgactctctgactcacagtccttctgactctctgactcagtcctgctgactctctgactcacagtccttctgactctctgactcacagtcctgctgactctctgactcacagtccttctgactctctgactcacagtccttctgactctctgactcacagtcctgctgactctctgactcacagtccttctgactctctgactcacagtccttctgactctctgactcacagtccttctgattctctgactcacagtcctgctgactctctgactcacagtcctgctgactctctgactcacagtccttctgactctctgactcacagtccttctgactctctgactcacagtcctgctgactctctgactcacagtccttctgactctctgactcacagtccttctgactctctgactcacagtcctgctgactctctgactcacagtcctgctgactctctgactcacagtcctgctgactctctgactcacagtccttctgactctctgactcacagtccttctgactctctgactcacagtcctgctgactctctgactcacagtccttctgactctctgactcacagtccttctgactctctgactcagtcctgctgactctctgactcacagtccttctgactctctgactcacagtccttctgactctctgactcacagtccttctgactctctgactcacagtccttctgactctctgactcagtcctgctgactctctgactcacagtccttctgattctctgactcacagtcctgctgactctctgactcacagtcctgctgactctctgactcacagtccttctgactctctgactcacagtccttctgactctctgactcacagtcctgctgactctctgactcacagtccttctgactctctgactcagtcctgctgactctctgactcacagtccttctgactctctgactcacagtcctgctgactctctgactcacagtcctgctcactctctgactcagtcctgctgactctctgactcagtcctgctgactctctgactcacagtccttctgactctctgactcagtcctgctgactctctgactcacagtccttctgactctctgactcagtcctgctgactctctgactcacagtccttctgattctctgactcacagtcctgctgactctctgactcacagtccttctgactctctgactcacagtcctgctgactctctgactcacagtccttctgactctctgactcacagtccttctgactctctgactcacagtccttctgactctctgactcacagtcctgctgactctctgactcacagtccttctgactctctgactcacagtccttctgactctctgactcacagtcctgctgactctctgactcacagtccttctgactctctgactcacagtccttctgactctctgactcacagtccttctgattctctgactcacagtcctgctgactctctgactcacagtcctgctgactctctgactcacagtccttctgactctctgactcacagtccttctgactctctgactcacagtcctgctgactctctgactcacagtccttctgactctctgactcacagtccttctgactctctgactcacagtcctgctgactctctgactcacagtccttctgactctctgactcagtcctgctgactctctgactcacagtccttctgactctctgactcagtcctgctgactctctgactcacagtcttctgactctctgactcacagtcttctgactctctgactcacagtcatgctgactctctgactcacagtcctgctgactctctgactcacagtccttctgactctctgactcacagtccttctgactctctgactcacagtcctgctgactctctgactcacagtccttctgactctctgactcacagtcctgctgactctctgactcacagtccttctgactctctgactcacagtccttctgactctctgactcacagtccttctgactctctgactcacagtcctgctgactctctgactcacagtccttctgactctctgactcacagtcctgctgactctctgactcacagtcttATGACAAGTCACGCAGTTGTACTGGGAAACAACCGGTGCTGTATGTGGGGCGTGACGCCGGCGCTGGTCGCACCTGTCGCACCTGCAGTGGACCTGACAGTCGAGTCACTGCAGAACCAGCCCGTCTTTGTTGTTCCACAACAAAAGTGTCTTGCGTTTGTTGCAGCTCCGGAGGAAACATCCGTCAACTTGATCCACTTCGACGCCAAGTAAACAAacccttctcctctcctctgattggctgagagCGCGCGAGCAAACTGAAATGGTCTCAGGTGACGGTTGTCTTTGTGCTCCGGCAGCGACGATGACATCATCTTCGAAGACTTCGCCCGCCAGCGCATGATCGGCGCCAAaggggcggaggaggaggagccggaGGACTGGCCCGCACTGAGCGACAGATAGGGCGCAGCGCCGAGCCGCTGCCGTCTGGCCAGATGTGCGGGGCAAACGGATGACCTGCTGGCGGCGCTGTGTCCCTGTTGGTGTCGAGATGTCAGTCCTGTTTTGCCTGAGTGCagccaggaggtggcgctgtggcaTCTCGCTGTTGTTTGTTCGCATGAGTTTCCCTTGGTGGCTGAGACAGGAAGTTCTGCGGCCCCCGGTCAGCTGACCTGGTCGGCCAATCACGGCCGGAACTGCATGAAGTCGCTCAGAGATCCGGAACCGGAGATGTCGCATGACCGAGAAGAGCCCGACGGCACCAAGAAGCAGGCCAGAAGCTGGTGGTGAGGTGGGCCCCTGCTCCCGCCTTTATTGAACCCTCTCAATAAAACCAAGTTGGCATCTGGGTCCGGGCTCCGGGAGGAAGGTTTGCGGGGGGGAcgtgaccttgaccttgactcTGAAGAGCGCGTAGAAGCCGTTTCTGATCTCGGTGGTTCGGACCCCGTAGATGACCGGGTTGACGGTGGCCGGGACCAGGATGTACATGAGGGCCAGCAGGGTGTTGGCGCCGGTGGGGATGGGGATGTTGAGGTTGTGCGACAGGAAGGCCACGCTGCCCACCAGGTAGAAGGTCATCATGACCATCAGGTGCGTGGCGCAGGTGTGGAAGGCCTTCCAGCCGCCGGCCGCCCGCAGGACCTCGCCCAGGATCCGCAGGTAGGAGAAGAGGATGAGGGGGATGTCCACGCCCACAAAGCAGGCGATGACGGCCAGGCCCGCCGCCCGGCTGCTGCGGCTGTCGCCGCAGGCCAGGCCCACCAGCGCCATGTGGTCGCAGTAGCAGTGCCGGAGCACGTTGGAGCCGCAGAAGTGCAGCGAGGCCGCCAGCGCCACCAGCGTCCCGATGATGGCGCTGCTgcgcagcagcgtgaagagcagcagcttcagccaCACGGAGGAATCCATGAGGTGGGCGTAGCGCAGCGGCCGGCACACGGCCAGGTACCGGTCCACGGCCATGGCCAGCAGCAGGGTGGACTCCACCGAGGACAGGAAGTGGGTGACGAACATCTGGGCCAAGCAGCCCGCCAGCGAGATCCGGTCCTGGTCAAAGAGCAGGGCCAGGACGGTGCTGGGGACGATGGCCGAGGCCCCGGCGATGTCCACCAGGCAGAGCAGGCCGATCAGCAGGTACATGGGCCCCTGCAGGCGCTCGGCGCTGAAGACCACGTACAGCAGCAGCGCGTTCCCCACCAGGGCCGCCAGGTAGGCCGCCGACAGGGGCAGCGCCAGGAGGCGGCGGTGAGCCCGCAGCTCGGGGAACCCGTCGAACACGAAGGTCCCGTGGGAGAGGTTCTGGCCTGATGGCGTCCAGTTCCTGCGGGAAGGAGACACGGCTCAACAGGGGGCCCCCAGCTGGCCGACTGTCGCACGGAACAGACCCGCTTCTGCCGCCACACTACAGCGGCCGACCCGGAAGTTCCGGTCCTGGAACCGGAGGTTAGTGACGCGCATGCGCCGCCCGACTCAGACCGAACCGGACGTGGAGCCGACGGTGCTGACACGCCAGCGTCTCTGGCACGAGGACGGCGTCGCAGTGGAGTCTGTCGCTGCATGAAGCGCGCTCAGGTTTCTGCCAGAACGTACCACTCACAGATGACCGTGTTGCACGGAGACTATTTTAATCCCAATAGTGAAACTCGGTCACAAGCAATGTTCCCTCCGATTTTTCATGAGTCTGAGCAAACACGCACACTGTCAGAGCGGTCACCTGGACCACGCTGAGCCACactacacacatacacacatacatatatatatacagcggTACCTCTGTCCTCGACCGCAGTCCCTTCCAGACGGCCGaccgagaagcgatttgttcgaaatcggaGTCGATttctcccattacaatgaatggaaaaagaacgcatgcgttccaagccttaaaacaggctttggTAGGAGTGACtgcagagcgtctgctgcaggtggctgttcctctgtgtgtgtggccgctgcatgtgggaggggttgcccagtgagtgacgtgtctctccagaagggaagaggtgcccggtgcgtgtccagctctgaatgtgcgcttctgtgcagtttggctgtgacaaagtcataaaccaagtcacgctctgtcccagactggcctcatccctgtcccagctccagcccacaacaggacagagGACCCTGGAGTAGGACCTCCccgtgacactcgaccacgctccagtgcggagacaggaaaggtttcacacctcaatatgaagaacaaacagtcagtaaatggagctcaggggacacgtctgcacacagaggctgcgttatacacaataacacagcacatcgtgggtcagctgatcggtcagcgcgcgttatgtttttccagcttttttcaggggcgttccagttctggatttttgttcgaaatccgaagccaaaaaatctcgaaatttttgttcaaactctgatttgtgcgaaaaccgaggcaccactgtatatataaatatatgtataattttGTCCACTGGAGGCCAGCGTCTTCTGTGAGCGAGCgctcctcatggaacagtgagctccagtgaagaaggaacagctttcttctccactgactccacacttcatctcctcagctgactagcgtctcctctctgtggtctgaaacccgaccgtcctctctcctctgcgtgactccgcccccCAACAGTTGAAGAGTGAGcagctcctcaacatcagccagctccaatagttcccTTCAGATGGCAGCTCTTCCAGTTGCTCTTCCTTCCACACTGTGGATGTAGCGCCGTCAGAAGCCCTGTCGTCCGGAAAGTGCAGTCATTTATATTCCGTTCAGGATGAATTTCTGTTGCGCTGAGATCATATCAGCTGTGCACAACTGCGCACAACTCATAGGGAACATTGGTCACAAGCGTGTCTCGTTGTCACCAACATCCGCCTCCAGCACCCCCAGCCCCAGGTCACCAGAGGTCACCAGAGGTCACCAGAGGTCAGTTCAGCAGTTGTTACGCAGCTGGACAGAAGCCAGTCTCTGTCATTCAGCTGTGTGTCTTGACTGAGTCAAGTTTTGAGGCCGAGACactccagtgacatcacacccctcttgaccaatcacagcagagggGGCGACCTCCGTGGGCGGGGCTTAAGCACATTTTCTCACGTAAATATTTCAGCTCATTCAGATCAGTTTGACTCGCAGTGCTCGCACGCTCCTCCAGGCCGAGCCCAGGGTCTCCTGCTGAACTTGACCCTGCCAGACTTAGACTTACCTCCCGGACTTACCCTGCCAGACTTGCCCTGCCGGACCTGACCCTGCCGGACCTGACCCTGCCGGACCTGACCCTGCCGGACCTGACCCTGCTGGACCTGACCCTGCTGAACTTGCCCTGCCGGACCTGACCCTGCTGAACTTGCCCTGCCGGACCTGACCCTGCCGGACCTGACCCTGCTGGACCTGACCCAGCTGAACTTGCCCTGCCGGACCTGACCCTGCTGGACCTGACCCTGCCGGACCTGACCCTGCCGGACCTGACCCTGCTGGACCTGACCCTGCTGAACTTGCCCTGCCGGACCTGACCCTGCTGAACTTGCCCTGCTGGACCTGACCCTGCTGAACTTGCCCTGCCGGACCTGACCCTGCCAGACCTGACCCTGCTGAACTTGCCCTGCTGGACCTGACCCTGCTGGACCTGACCCTGCTGGACCTGACCCTGCCGGACCTGACCCAGCTGGACCTGACCCTGCTGGACCTGACCCTGCTGGACCTGACCCTGCTGAACTTGCCCTGCCGGACCTGACCCTGCTGGACCTGACCCTGCCGGACCTGACCCAGCTGGACCTGACCCTGCTGGACCTGACCCTGCTGGACCTGACCGTGCTGAACTTGCCCTGCTGGACCTGACCCTGCTGGACCTGACCCTGCTGGACCTGACCCTGCCGGActtgaccctgaccctgacccggTCCAGGTCCTAAAGCGAGGGCTTTGATTGGGAGGTACCTGCCGTCCATCTGTGGGATGCTGCTGCTCCAGATTCACCTCCATCCTGGTGCCCGGGTCTTTTATGCGAGTCGGAGCCGCCTCCCAGGAACTGGACCCTGAGGGCGGTGCATGATTTGCTGCTTCCAACAAGTTCATCTAATGACCTTCGGCTGGTTAGCTTGCTCATGTGTGCGGCTAATTGgccccctgcaggaggcgcCGTGGGGAGCCGGCCTGGACCAGCAGGAGCTCGGCCTGTGGGAGTCATGTGTTCAGCCCGAGGAGGCCAGGCAGAAGGAAGGACTTCCTGTCTGGACAGGAAGTAGCAGCCGTCTAATGCCAGTCCAATGATCCGGAAGCTTCTTCACCGCCACACCTGATTCTTCCTCCCACACACAGACGTTTGCAtctctctccttgtggggacctctccgggccatcaccctttccccagcctctccctctggctctaacctgaaccaggactctggaccaggactggagcccAGTTGGTTTCAAGTCTCAAACTGAGGCTCGACCGCGTGGCTCCAACCaagtgtccccacaaagtcatacggtcctcacaagggcagCGCTTAGTCAAGAGTCGGtgggataaacacacacacgtttatgcTACATATTACAGCCATAGTTGCCTTTCTGTGTGTCGCTCACGGGCTCAGTCTGACGGAGCATGGAACTCGGATCATCCTGCAGACCTTTTGAAAGGTCAAAGGGCATGTTGTGGCAACAGTGGCTGTTTTTGTGTCGTGTCGTGGTGCAGCGCCCTGATTGGTCCCCACAGACTGTTGCATCAGCACTAATGAGCCACACGGGAGCGAGCGCCGGTTCCACGCCGGTCTGTGGGGCACCAGCTCGGCGGAGGGGCGCACCTGCGTTTCAGGACTGGCCTCGGGGACGGACGAAGCTCGCCGCCATCTTGGGTGGCCggagcgcggcggcggcggcgtctgAGCTCAGGTTCAGCAGAACAAGTCGGCAGCACACAGACTGGTTTCGCATACCAGCAGCGGGTGGAAGGGTCCACGGCCGAGGAGGCGCCGCCCCACCGACCCTGGAGTCTGAGCTCTCCGTCACGCGGGGCGGCTCCTGCAGCGGGCCGTCAGAGCTTCAGGACCAGCAGGGCCATCCTGAGCGGGTTGAAGAGCGGCTGGCCGGCGAGCCAGTAGAGCGAGAGCAGGACCCGGACCGGGACGAGCACCCGGCTCATGTCGAAGCGGCTCTGCAGGACCTCGAAGAAGGCGCCGCAGGAGAAGTTGAGCAGCGAAGCCCGAGAAGCAGACCTGCAGGATCTTGGCGTAGGAGAAGAGGGTCAGGCCCAGCGGGCCCAGGATGATGG
It contains:
- the LOC128768466 gene encoding putative olfactory receptor 52L2, whose amino-acid sequence is MGEIDSDFEQIASRSAVWKGLRSRTEKPERASCSDRLHCDAVLVPETLACQHRRLHVRNWTPSGQNLSHGTFVFDGFPELRAHRRLLALPLSAAYLAALVGNALLLYVVFSAERLQGPMYLLIGLLCLVDIAGASAIVPSTVLALLFDQDRISLAGCLAQMFVTHFLSSVESTLLLAMAVDRYLAVCRPLRYAHLMDSSVWLKLLLFTLLRSSAIIGTLVALAASLHFCGSNVLRHCYCDHMALVGLACGDSRSSRAAGLAVIACFVGVDIPLILFSYLRILGEVLRAAGGWKAFHTCATHLMVMMTFYLVGSVAFLSHNLNIPIPTGANTLLALMYILVPATVNPVIYGVRTTEIRNGFYALFRVKVKVTSPPQTFLPEPGPRCQLGFIERVQ